A section of the Leptotrichia sp. HSP-342 genome encodes:
- a CDS encoding site-specific integrase, whose amino-acid sequence MPAYKDDERGTWYCEFRYKEINGFSRKKKKRGFKTKKGAVEYERNFLAQLSTKAESIYFKDFAQIYLTDIKTRIKPSSYNNKEKIFKFKLIPFFENILVGDITPIIIRKWQNEELKNNYKKSYFVTIQKEMSAIMNYAVKFYNLPFNPVARAGQVSDSPLLREKDEIKVWNLKEFNDFIKHVDNCELYTIFNLLYFTGARIGEILALNHKDFNFKNRTMRINKNYQKIKGKEHITTPKTKSSIRTIKIPNFLCDIVQEYLKKLYDINIPRIFNTSRTNVHRCKNNTIRKYNLKKIRLHDFRHSHASVLLNEGVNIIAVSKRLGHESVKMTLDTYAHLMDGNEDKLIDTLEKLKNEEF is encoded by the coding sequence ATGCCAGCATACAAGGATGACGAGAGAGGAACTTGGTATTGTGAATTTAGGTATAAGGAAATAAATGGTTTCAGCAGAAAGAAAAAGAAAAGGGGATTTAAGACAAAAAAGGGAGCTGTCGAATATGAGAGAAATTTTTTGGCACAATTATCCACGAAAGCCGAATCAATTTATTTTAAAGATTTTGCACAAATATATTTAACAGATATAAAAACAAGAATAAAACCGAGTTCTTACAACAATAAAGAAAAGATTTTTAAATTCAAACTCATTCCATTTTTTGAAAATATTTTAGTTGGGGACATTACCCCTATTATAATTAGAAAATGGCAAAACGAAGAACTGAAAAACAATTATAAAAAAAGCTATTTTGTAACTATACAAAAAGAAATGTCAGCGATTATGAATTATGCTGTAAAATTTTATAACTTGCCATTCAATCCAGTTGCGAGAGCTGGGCAAGTTAGCGATTCTCCCCTGCTGAGAGAAAAAGATGAGATAAAAGTTTGGAATTTAAAAGAATTTAATGATTTTATAAAACATGTAGATAACTGTGAATTATATACGATATTTAATTTGCTTTATTTCACAGGAGCAAGAATCGGAGAAATTTTAGCGCTAAATCACAAAGATTTCAATTTTAAGAATAGGACTATGAGAATCAATAAAAACTATCAAAAAATAAAAGGAAAAGAACACATCACAACGCCAAAAACCAAAAGTTCAATTAGAACAATAAAAATACCTAATTTTCTTTGTGATATAGTTCAGGAATATCTAAAAAAATTATATGATATTAATATACCGAGAATTTTTAACACAAGCAGAACTAATGTTCATCGCTGCAAAAATAATACGATAAGAAAATACAACCTGAAGAAAATTAGGCTGCATGATTTTAGGCATAGCCACGCAAGCGTTTTATTAAATGAAGGCGTAAATATAATAGCTGTATCAAAACGGCTCGGGCACGAAAGTGTTAAGATGACGCTGGATACCTATGCGCATTTAATGGATGGGAACGAGGATAAGCTAATAGACACACTTGAGAAATTAAAAAATGAAGAGTTTTAA
- a CDS encoding transcriptional regulator, whose translation MKKKYFYNKNDVMEMLEASEKRAKKIIKELNKELEEKGFLYYDKVVNAKYFNERYNIE comes from the coding sequence ATGAAAAAGAAATATTTTTACAACAAAAATGATGTAATGGAAATGTTAGAAGCTTCTGAAAAGCGTGCAAAGAAAATTATAAAAGAATTGAACAAAGAATTGGAAGAAAAAGGATTTCTATATTACGATAAAGTTGTAAATGCCAAATATTTTAATGAAAGATACAATATAGAATAG
- a CDS encoding YopX family protein: protein MTREIKFRAWLKEEKKMVNVETIDFTDKSIQYLEKNEFINAYLSRRMIFDDIELMQFSGLKDANGKEIYENDLISCNKYKNIVVFFENGCFEIKYPKSDTTNIICTLDTFLEKYKCKISGNIYENKNLLEENR from the coding sequence ATGACTAGAGAAATAAAATTTAGAGCTTGGCTCAAAGAAGAAAAGAAAATGGTGAATGTTGAAACAATAGATTTCACAGATAAATCCATACAATATCTTGAAAAGAACGAATTTATTAATGCGTATCTGTCAAGAAGAATGATTTTTGATGATATTGAATTAATGCAATTTTCAGGACTTAAAGATGCAAATGGCAAAGAAATTTATGAAAATGACTTAATTTCTTGTAATAAATATAAAAATATAGTTGTATTTTTTGAAAACGGATGTTTTGAAATCAAATATCCAAAAAGCGATACAACTAATATAATATGTACATTAGATACATTTTTAGAAAAATATAAGTGCAAAATTTCAGGAAATATTTATGAAAACAAAAACTTACTGGAGGAAAACAGATGA
- a CDS encoding ERF family protein, whose product MNIYEKINKIQVELKAPKSQRNNFGNYNFRNCEDILEALKPLLLREKMIIQLSDELVQIGDRFYIKATATLIDTESGEKHSTTSFAREELTKKGMDGSQITGASSSYARKYALNGLLAIDDTKDSDTTNTGNQNNNTNQTKPTKSKMTPEEEQEKKEKCIKWIVDNISKIEENKQVGVLNNLDLLDLDNLELKELKIIYKNISKELEKGA is encoded by the coding sequence ATGAATATTTACGAAAAAATAAATAAGATACAGGTTGAATTAAAAGCTCCAAAATCACAAAGAAATAATTTTGGAAATTACAACTTTAGAAATTGTGAAGATATTTTAGAAGCGTTGAAGCCATTACTTTTGAGAGAAAAAATGATTATTCAACTAAGTGATGAACTGGTGCAAATTGGAGATAGATTTTACATTAAAGCAACTGCAACTTTAATTGACACCGAAAGCGGAGAAAAACACAGTACAACTTCTTTTGCAAGAGAAGAATTGACAAAAAAGGGGATGGATGGCAGTCAAATAACAGGTGCAAGTTCATCATATGCAAGAAAATACGCCTTAAACGGATTGCTTGCCATTGATGACACGAAAGACAGCGATACAACTAATACAGGAAATCAAAATAATAACACAAACCAAACAAAGCCCACAAAAAGTAAAATGACACCTGAAGAAGAGCAAGAAAAAAAAGAGAAATGTATAAAATGGATAGTGGATAATATTTCAAAAATAGAAGAAAATAAACAAGTAGGCGTATTGAACAACTTAGACTTGCTTGATTTAGATAACTTAGAATTAAAAGAATTGAAAATTATCTATAAAAACATAAGCAAAGAATTAGAGAAAGGAGCGTAA
- a CDS encoding enterotoxin type A — protein sequence MFDDYIKKQNASLNFFKNAVKNLQELNKELKQDNDKWEKKNNEYLRKNK from the coding sequence ATGTTTGATGATTATATAAAAAAGCAAAATGCAAGTCTTAACTTTTTTAAGAATGCTGTTAAGAACTTGCAGGAACTTAACAAGGAATTAAAACAAGACAATGATAAATGGGAGAAAAAGAATAATGAATATTTACGAAAAAATAAATAA
- a CDS encoding helix-turn-helix domain-containing protein has protein sequence MKLGELLKEKREQRNLTLRQVENKLKGKNINYSHTSIKRLENEEHEKVPIKVLSALAEIFNLDKIELFNLAGAALDKIDDDRVLQLNRREKLQREKFLEDNAVFFFNDENVSEEDKDKLMLALNNAYFRSKEIKRDKKNNK, from the coding sequence ATGAAGCTAGGCGAATTATTAAAAGAAAAGAGAGAGCAAAGAAATTTAACTTTGCGACAAGTAGAGAATAAATTAAAAGGAAAAAATATTAATTATAGTCACACAAGTATAAAAAGATTAGAAAACGAAGAACACGAAAAAGTTCCAATAAAAGTTTTATCAGCTTTAGCAGAAATATTTAATTTAGACAAAATTGAATTATTTAATTTGGCTGGAGCAGCTTTGGATAAAATAGATGATGATAGAGTTTTACAATTGAACAGAAGAGAAAAATTGCAAAGAGAGAAATTTTTAGAAGATAATGCTGTCTTTTTCTTCAATGATGAAAATGTTTCAGAAGAAGACAAAGACAAGTTAATGCTTGCTTTGAATAACGCATATTTTAGATCAAAAGAAATAAAAAGGGATAAGAAAAACAACAAATAG
- a CDS encoding ImmA/IrrE family metallo-endopeptidase, with the protein MKKNFVLRVKNLIEKYRTKNPFKICERAGIEIIFQDLGEIKGFHVRNAGVSLIIINSKLSELMMIIVLLHELGHAILKHPTKDISFMKDNFFGFSNQLENEANLFLAEFLFNYIPLEDYFVGKEEEKALMRLAELKSRFGK; encoded by the coding sequence ATGAAAAAGAATTTTGTATTAAGAGTAAAAAATTTAATAGAAAAATACAGAACAAAAAATCCTTTTAAAATTTGCGAAAGAGCAGGAATTGAAATAATATTTCAGGATTTAGGAGAAATAAAAGGCTTTCATGTCAGAAACGCTGGAGTCAGTTTAATAATAATTAATAGCAAACTTTCCGAATTAATGATGATTATAGTGTTGTTACATGAATTGGGACACGCTATATTGAAGCATCCGACTAAAGATATTTCTTTTATGAAAGATAATTTTTTTGGATTTTCTAACCAGCTAGAAAATGAGGCAAATTTATTTTTGGCAGAATTTTTATTTAATTACATTCCACTAGAGGATTATTTTGTTGGTAAGGAAGAAGAAAAAGCATTGATGAGACTGGCGGAGTTGAAAAGTAGATTTGGGAAATAA
- a CDS encoding DUF4041 domain-containing protein: MEQQKKRWYQKWWGILLMILFWYIAAPIAIYQSKISDTKKIVFASIYLFFVFSFTGMQDNVSTITIGTVTIPLIFLFSEIALLLLIVIALSRNIVYKVKLKKLEEQANKILEVEKMDLIEVKNEKEKIVQEIEELKQNKEKILQEKDELQQEISEITKEIKENKNKLQILNNEVEFVEDYSLYEPRYNFVDSNHYKKQLELIRNKQKAMIREKTAAKVSVNWTVDGSEAKGRKMTNDNVKLLLRNFNAECEAAINRIKYSNLDSTRNRIQNSFEQLNKLNKTNQISITQPYLNLKFDELYLGYRYEEQKQIEKEALREKRDAEREEKILQQEIERKKRNIDKEISHYKNAMEEIRIKMSIANEKEKKNLKKRLEEIQRTIDQYSDEKEELDYRLENIGAGYVYIISNIGAFGENVFKIGVTRRLEPLERIKELSSASVPFKFDVHALIFSYQAYNLEKELHNLFSDKRVNLVNNRKEFFNINIEEIENALSKYKELTFEFTKIPEAEEYRETLKLKKK, from the coding sequence ATGGAACAACAGAAAAAACGTTGGTATCAAAAATGGTGGGGAATACTATTGATGATACTATTTTGGTATATAGCTGCTCCTATTGCAATATATCAAAGTAAAATTTCTGATACAAAGAAAATTGTTTTTGCATCTATTTATTTATTCTTTGTGTTCTCGTTCACAGGAATGCAAGACAATGTCAGCACAATAACAATCGGTACAGTTACTATACCATTAATTTTTTTGTTTTCTGAAATAGCATTATTGTTGCTAATTGTGATAGCTCTATCAAGAAATATAGTTTATAAAGTTAAATTAAAAAAACTGGAAGAACAGGCGAATAAAATTTTAGAAGTCGAAAAAATGGATTTGATAGAAGTAAAAAATGAGAAAGAAAAAATAGTTCAAGAAATAGAGGAATTAAAACAAAACAAAGAAAAAATATTACAAGAAAAAGACGAGTTGCAACAAGAAATATCTGAAATCACAAAAGAAATAAAAGAGAATAAAAATAAATTACAAATTTTGAATAATGAAGTTGAATTTGTTGAAGATTACTCATTATATGAACCAAGATATAATTTCGTTGATTCTAATCATTATAAAAAGCAACTAGAATTAATAAGAAATAAACAAAAAGCAATGATAAGAGAAAAAACAGCGGCAAAAGTTTCCGTAAATTGGACTGTTGATGGTTCAGAAGCAAAGGGACGTAAAATGACAAATGACAATGTTAAATTACTTCTTAGAAATTTTAATGCTGAATGTGAGGCTGCGATTAACAGAATTAAATACAGCAACTTAGATTCAACAAGAAATAGAATTCAAAATTCTTTTGAACAATTGAATAAATTAAATAAAACTAATCAAATATCAATTACACAACCATATTTAAATTTAAAATTTGATGAATTATATTTGGGTTATAGATACGAAGAACAAAAACAAATAGAAAAAGAAGCTTTAAGAGAAAAGAGAGACGCTGAAAGAGAAGAAAAAATATTGCAACAGGAAATAGAGAGAAAAAAACGAAATATTGATAAAGAAATTTCTCATTATAAAAACGCTATGGAAGAAATAAGGATAAAAATGTCAATAGCTAATGAAAAAGAGAAAAAGAACCTGAAGAAAAGATTGGAAGAAATTCAAAGAACGATTGATCAATATTCTGATGAAAAAGAAGAATTGGATTATAGACTCGAAAATATCGGAGCAGGGTACGTCTATATTATTTCAAATATTGGTGCATTTGGTGAAAATGTATTTAAAATAGGGGTAACTAGAAGACTTGAGCCTTTGGAACGGATTAAGGAGTTAAGTAGTGCTTCTGTTCCATTTAAATTTGATGTTCACGCATTAATATTTAGTTATCAAGCATATAATTTAGAAAAAGAATTGCACAATTTATTTAGTGATAAGAGAGTGAATTTGGTTAATAATAGAAAAGAGTTTTTTAATATCAACATAGAAGAAATCGAAAATGCGTTATCGAAATACAAAGAGCTAACATTTGAATTTACTAAAATTCCAGAAGCTGAAGAATACAGAGAAACGTTAAAATTAAAAAAGAAATAA
- a CDS encoding HNH endonuclease — translation MAKNNKKIKNELINKYGCKCQICNKYFEKDDLCIEHIKAKSVGGTNKKENLSLVCRSCNSKKYNYNTANFPIESFFNRPNFFLKLYEYEKKNGVSNKKLTLENIEKMENQLEEKLELLRAVKNKIKGM, via the coding sequence GTGGCAAAAAATAATAAGAAAATAAAAAATGAATTAATCAACAAATATGGTTGTAAATGTCAAATTTGTAATAAATATTTTGAAAAAGATGATTTATGTATAGAGCATATAAAAGCAAAAAGTGTTGGCGGAACGAATAAAAAGGAAAATTTATCATTAGTTTGTAGAAGCTGCAATTCAAAAAAATACAATTATAACACAGCAAATTTTCCTATAGAATCTTTTTTTAATAGACCAAACTTTTTTTTGAAACTTTATGAATACGAAAAGAAAAACGGTGTTTCAAACAAAAAATTGACTTTAGAAAATATAGAGAAAATGGAAAACCAATTAGAAGAAAAACTAGAACTTTTAAGAGCAGTAAAAAATAAAATTAAGGGGATGTAA
- a CDS encoding conserved phage C-terminal domain-containing protein — protein sequence MRFSTYLNNAKCMEWKINAQQGILFALLYEAPAWAKEEIIENKTYYFVSRNLILEELPMFFEKSDTVYRNLKVLQEKGLIEYIKQGKKDLIRTTTKGKTWNEFKDNNSEKSPSSEQNSEKNPNNLGKKSEKEPKNSEKNPTNNNTIYNYNNTNILNNIYSQIINYLNEKTERTGKEKYSSTSPKTQTLIKARLREKYELEDFKIVIDKKCKEWLGTDMEKYLRPETLFGNKFESYLKQKTTITKKSKFQKQNNDFAVTEEGLKKFYGYEGEE from the coding sequence ATGAGATTTTCAACATATTTAAACAATGCCAAATGTATGGAGTGGAAAATAAATGCACAGCAAGGAATATTATTTGCTTTGTTATATGAAGCTCCAGCTTGGGCAAAAGAAGAAATAATTGAAAATAAAACTTATTATTTTGTATCAAGAAATTTGATACTTGAAGAATTGCCAATGTTTTTTGAAAAGTCCGATACTGTATACAGAAATTTAAAAGTATTGCAGGAAAAAGGGCTTATTGAATATATAAAGCAAGGCAAAAAAGATTTAATAAGAACTACCACAAAAGGTAAAACTTGGAACGAGTTTAAAGATAATAACTCGGAGAAAAGTCCGAGTTCTGAACAAAATTCGGAAAAAAATCCGAATAATCTCGGAAAAAAATCCGAAAAAGAGCCAAAAAACTCGGAAAAAAATCCGACAAATAATAATACTATATATAATTATAATAATACTAATATATTAAATAATATATATAGTCAAATTATTAACTATTTGAATGAAAAAACAGAACGTACAGGAAAAGAAAAATATAGTTCAACATCACCTAAAACACAAACGCTCATAAAAGCAAGATTAAGAGAAAAATATGAGCTAGAAGATTTTAAAATTGTTATAGACAAAAAGTGTAAAGAGTGGCTAGGCACAGATATGGAAAAGTATTTGCGTCCTGAAACTCTTTTTGGAAACAAGTTTGAGAGTTATTTAAAACAAAAAACGACAATAACTAAAAAGTCAAAATTTCAAAAACAAAATAATGATTTTGCGGTAACGGAAGAAGGTTTGAAAAAATTTTACGGATATGAAGGGGAGGAATAA
- a CDS encoding SAM-dependent methyltransferase yields MFWFDRENENTVFMDKREFEDTLCDGRSLKVSPDIVADFRQIPFPDESFYLVVFDPPHLVRAGENSWIAKKYGKLNSESWKNDIEQGFNECMRVLKSNGTLIFKWNEEQIKLKDILATIKYKPLFGNKRAKTHWLVFMKL; encoded by the coding sequence ATGTTCTGGTTTGATAGAGAAAATGAAAATACAGTTTTTATGGATAAAAGAGAATTTGAGGACACGCTGTGCGACGGAAGAAGTTTAAAAGTAAGTCCTGATATTGTGGCCGACTTTAGACAAATACCATTTCCAGATGAAAGTTTTTATCTAGTTGTATTTGATCCACCACATTTGGTAAGAGCAGGAGAAAACTCGTGGATAGCCAAGAAATATGGAAAATTAAATTCTGAATCTTGGAAAAACGACATAGAACAAGGATTCAATGAATGTATGAGGGTATTAAAATCAAACGGAACATTAATTTTCAAATGGAACGAAGAACAAATCAAATTAAAAGATATTTTGGCCACAATAAAATATAAGCCACTTTTTGGAAATAAAAGGGCTAAAACACATTGGCTTGTGTTTATGAAATTATAA
- a CDS encoding RusA family crossover junction endodeoxyribonuclease: MIKLELSAMPPSVNSLWINKHRGRYKSKRGKEFEEIACGELKSQFRHKPLASSLKIHIRLYFKDKRKRDIDNYNKAILDSMTKIIYEDDSQIEELNVKKLVGCGFDKVEIEVEEIE, translated from the coding sequence TTGATAAAACTAGAATTATCCGCAATGCCACCGTCTGTAAATTCCTTGTGGATAAATAAGCATAGAGGACGGTACAAATCAAAAAGGGGCAAGGAATTCGAAGAGATAGCCTGTGGCGAACTTAAAAGCCAATTTAGGCACAAGCCTTTGGCTAGTAGTTTAAAAATCCATATAAGGCTTTATTTCAAGGATAAGAGAAAAAGAGACATAGACAACTACAACAAGGCTATTTTGGATTCAATGACTAAAATTATTTATGAAGATGATTCGCAGATTGAAGAACTGAATGTTAAAAAATTAGTTGGCTGTGGATTTGATAAAGTAGAAATAGAAGTGGAGGAAATCGAATAA
- a CDS encoding DUF3310 domain-containing protein, whose translation MKNDNVNSPNHYKLDGLEVEAIDVIKATVKDFNSFCHGNIIKYVLRANKKNGIEDFKKAKKYIEMMIGDEN comes from the coding sequence ATGAAAAATGATAATGTAAATAGCCCGAATCATTATAAATTAGACGGATTAGAGGTTGAAGCTATAGACGTAATAAAAGCGACTGTAAAAGATTTTAATAGTTTCTGCCACGGAAATATTATTAAATACGTGTTAAGAGCGAATAAGAAAAACGGAATCGAAGACTTCAAGAAAGCAAAAAAATACATTGAAATGATGATTGGAGATGAAAATTAA
- a CDS encoding Rha family transcriptional regulator: MNELMNIENRNTLTSLDIAEITGKEHKNILSDIRDEISKIGEERGRLIFQPTTYIDNFNRNQPAFLLNYKGVLQLGARYNAETRFRLIEKIEQLQKPMTIEDMIILQANEMKSVKHRIDIVENKVDNEIRIDQTEQRKLQKAVSLRVFQRLDVVDAERKLMFSAIYRDLKDRFGVASYRDVKRKDLKNALLYVQNWIEKAELRN, encoded by the coding sequence ATGAATGAATTAATGAATATAGAAAACAGAAATACACTAACAAGTTTAGATATAGCAGAAATAACAGGAAAGGAACATAAAAATATTTTATCTGACATAAGAGACGAAATAAGTAAAATAGGGGAAGAAAGAGGTCGGCTAATTTTTCAGCCAACCACATATATTGATAATTTTAACAGAAATCAACCTGCATTTCTTTTGAATTACAAAGGAGTGCTGCAACTTGGTGCAAGATATAATGCTGAAACAAGATTTAGACTTATTGAAAAGATTGAACAGCTTCAAAAACCAATGACAATCGAAGACATGATCATATTGCAGGCAAATGAAATGAAGAGTGTTAAGCATAGAATTGATATCGTAGAAAATAAAGTTGATAACGAGATAAGAATAGATCAAACTGAACAAAGAAAGCTGCAAAAAGCAGTATCATTAAGAGTGTTTCAAAGACTTGACGTAGTAGATGCAGAAAGAAAATTAATGTTTTCGGCAATATACAGAGATTTGAAAGACAGGTTTGGAGTTGCGAGTTATCGTGATGTGAAGAGAAAAGATTTGAAAAACGCTTTACTGTATGTTCAAAATTGGATAGAAAAAGCAGAATTGAGGAATTAA
- a CDS encoding putative HNHc nuclease, whose amino-acid sequence MANAEISNQEIIITLPVEKVYPGIKEKLEEYLNHFPIKVIPVKKLSQAQNGLIHVLLKQFGDEIGYTLIEIKELMKEQFAIATDRLDFSTAKCDMETANEFISFIIEQALELAINLYILGKHDKRYKHILEIDNITQRYVIACLRKRVCCICGKEHNEYSTIELHHWNSVASIGGYENCDGLKTPFMSLCAKHHQEFHATGKETFKNKYYIEGVWLNVELVKELKKIYKNHFKAFKEEK is encoded by the coding sequence ATGGCAAATGCTGAAATCTCAAATCAAGAAATAATAATAACATTGCCTGTGGAAAAAGTTTATCCAGGAATAAAAGAAAAATTGGAAGAATATTTAAATCATTTTCCAATAAAAGTTATTCCTGTAAAGAAGTTATCGCAGGCACAGAACGGCTTGATACACGTTTTGTTAAAGCAGTTCGGAGATGAGATTGGATACACTTTAATAGAGATTAAGGAACTAATGAAAGAGCAGTTTGCAATAGCGACGGACAGATTGGACTTTTCTACAGCAAAATGCGATATGGAAACAGCAAACGAATTTATATCATTTATCATAGAGCAGGCATTGGAACTTGCAATAAATTTATATATACTTGGAAAACACGATAAAAGGTATAAACATATATTGGAAATCGACAATATAACACAAAGATATGTGATTGCCTGCTTGAGAAAAAGAGTTTGTTGTATCTGCGGAAAAGAGCATAATGAGTACAGCACAATAGAACTGCATCATTGGAACTCGGTAGCAAGCATAGGCGGATATGAAAACTGTGACGGATTAAAAACGCCATTTATGAGTTTATGTGCCAAGCATCATCAGGAATTCCACGCAACAGGCAAGGAAACGTTTAAGAATAAATATTATATTGAGGGGGTTTGGTTAAATGTGGAACTCGTAAAAGAGTTGAAGAAAATTTATAAAAATCATTTTAAGGCGTTTAAGGAGGAGAAATGA
- a CDS encoding PBSX family phage terminase large subunit: MNDLTPKQYEVLKIFNKEQPRITILTGAKRSGKTFLNNFLMLSHIAAFANQNLNFIIIGATSGSIWRNVLNDWEVMLGKQFKPKKDGSFKLFGNNIYLFGGEKADSWKKMRGMTSHGTYINEATALHQTFITEAFSRTSGEGAKIFIDTNPDNPAHFVKKDYIDNAGDRLENGRLNILVSNFRLDDNVFLNKEYVDSIKKTTPRGATYDRDVLGLWVAQEGVVFADFSEKENVIENIEDVEIKEYYIGVDWGFEHYGTLVVIGVDFEDNYYIVEVIAKQHKYFDYWKMLILQKYKKYQVSRVFCDSARTEYVQGLLDLGINAENAKKDVKEGIDLVGAMYKRNTLKITEKAFKGKFEDEIYSYVWGKNDEPVKENDDVMDAIRYVLYSLKKDEGGIAYLY, from the coding sequence ATGAATGATTTAACACCCAAACAGTACGAAGTATTGAAAATATTTAATAAAGAACAGCCAAGAATAACAATTTTAACAGGAGCAAAAAGAAGCGGAAAAACATTTTTAAATAATTTTCTGATGTTATCACATATTGCAGCATTTGCTAACCAAAATCTTAACTTCATCATAATTGGAGCAACAAGTGGAAGTATTTGGCGGAACGTTTTAAACGACTGGGAAGTTATGTTGGGAAAACAATTTAAGCCAAAAAAAGACGGAAGTTTTAAACTATTCGGAAACAATATTTATTTATTCGGTGGAGAAAAGGCAGATAGCTGGAAAAAAATGAGAGGGATGACTTCTCATGGCACTTATATAAATGAGGCAACAGCATTGCACCAAACTTTTATAACAGAAGCGTTTTCAAGAACATCAGGGGAAGGTGCAAAAATATTTATTGATACCAATCCTGATAATCCAGCTCATTTTGTAAAAAAAGATTATATTGACAATGCTGGAGATAGATTAGAAAATGGCAGATTAAATATTTTAGTTAGCAATTTCAGACTAGATGATAATGTTTTTCTTAATAAAGAATATGTGGATTCTATCAAAAAGACAACTCCACGTGGAGCAACTTATGATAGAGATGTTTTAGGGTTGTGGGTTGCACAGGAAGGAGTTGTGTTTGCTGATTTTTCTGAAAAAGAAAATGTAATTGAGAATATAGAAGATGTCGAAATAAAGGAATATTACATTGGAGTTGACTGGGGATTTGAGCATTATGGAACATTGGTAGTTATTGGAGTGGATTTTGAAGATAATTATTATATTGTTGAAGTGATAGCGAAACAGCATAAGTATTTCGATTACTGGAAAATGCTTATTTTACAGAAATATAAGAAGTATCAAGTTTCAAGGGTGTTTTGTGATAGTGCTAGAACTGAATATGTACAAGGGTTACTAGATCTTGGAATAAATGCTGAAAATGCAAAAAAAGATGTAAAAGAAGGCATTGATTTGGTTGGAGCAATGTACAAAAGAAATACACTAAAGATTACAGAAAAGGCATTTAAAGGGAAATTTGAAGATGAAATTTATTCTTATGTGTGGGGGAAAAATGATGAGCCAGTTAAAGAAAATGATGATGTAATGGATGCGATAAGATACGTTTTATATAGCTTGAAAAAAGATGAAGGTGGAATTGCTTATTTATATTAG
- a CDS encoding minor capsid protein — protein MIKIDFKWNHKAEKRLFNFFRRTAFSMFSGKKTDINYSNLMKIFVNYSISYEKKFKKAKDIDVKKHTKIAVKQIKEIKDWQNNLNNYIEENKEKTDLKDKLRNNAKFRARNMLGNYYKDFLKEIIASESEYFEWNTMGDERVRPTHEERDGVIYNWDNAEIVPGEEAGCRCWATVYFPETKEEIEDINQNS, from the coding sequence ATGATTAAGATAGATTTTAAATGGAATCATAAAGCGGAGAAAAGGTTGTTTAATTTTTTTAGAAGAACAGCATTTTCGATGTTTAGTGGCAAAAAAACGGATATTAATTATTCAAATTTAATGAAAATATTTGTTAATTACAGCATTTCTTATGAGAAAAAATTTAAGAAAGCGAAAGATATAGATGTTAAAAAACATACGAAAATAGCTGTAAAACAGATAAAAGAAATAAAAGACTGGCAAAATAATTTAAATAATTATATTGAAGAAAACAAGGAAAAAACTGATTTAAAAGATAAATTGAGGAATAACGCTAAATTTAGAGCAAGAAACATGCTCGGAAATTACTATAAAGACTTTTTGAAAGAAATAATTGCAAGTGAAAGTGAATATTTTGAGTGGAATACAATGGGAGATGAACGTGTTAGACCGACACACGAGGAAAGAGACGGAGTTATCTATAATTGGGATAATGCCGAAATAGTTCCGGGGGAAGAAGCAGGATGCCGATGTTGGGCTACCGTTTATTTTCCTGAAACAAAAGAAGAAATTGAAGATATAAACCAAAATTCTTGA